One segment of Deltaproteobacteria bacterium DNA contains the following:
- a CDS encoding iron-containing redox enzyme family protein, which translates to METQTAAGNGVEGVWHELVELVNGQFETPPFRRLLGVRFTQARAQALSIQMKHYVANRRDCWGFVAGASPLSVKRLVWEHEGEELMGDKTAGKVDHITLAVREGKIFGLDPEDFERVRPLDAATACFYAWIHLAKDRPWREAVAASAVLEMRNSDELVRGGSLSYRVGKNLERDLGIPLKHQINNAEHVTADIEHGQLLLAVAREHCHTQEDQQALLRGARESLVIDRAYREQLVNMMEALD; encoded by the coding sequence ATGGAAACGCAGACCGCGGCAGGCAACGGCGTGGAGGGTGTCTGGCACGAGTTGGTGGAGCTGGTGAACGGGCAGTTCGAGACCCCGCCCTTCCGCCGGCTGCTGGGCGTCCGCTTCACCCAGGCCCGCGCCCAGGCCCTGTCCATCCAGATGAAGCACTACGTGGCCAACCGGCGGGACTGCTGGGGGTTCGTGGCGGGCGCATCGCCGCTTAGCGTGAAACGGCTGGTCTGGGAGCACGAGGGCGAGGAGCTCATGGGCGACAAGACCGCGGGCAAGGTCGACCACATCACCCTTGCGGTGCGGGAGGGCAAGATCTTCGGGCTCGACCCGGAGGACTTCGAGCGCGTGCGCCCGCTGGACGCGGCCACGGCATGCTTCTACGCGTGGATCCATCTGGCCAAGGACCGCCCCTGGCGCGAGGCGGTGGCGGCGTCGGCGGTGCTGGAAATGCGCAATTCCGACGAACTGGTGCGCGGCGGATCGCTGTCCTACCGCGTCGGCAAGAACCTGGAACGGGACCTGGGTATTCCGCTGAAGCACCAGATCAACAACGCCGAGCACGTGACCGCCGACATCGAGCACGGCCAGCTCCTGCTAGCCGTGGCGCGGGAGCACTGCCATACCCAGGAAGATCAGCAGGCGCTGCTGCGCGGGGCGCGGGAAAGCCTCGTCATCGACCGCGCCTACCGGGAACAGCTCGTCAACATGATGGAGGCGCTGGACTAG
- a CDS encoding iron-containing redox enzyme family protein — MPDIAKLKSTLNEMCNRQYGTDEFQDLLTLPWTMERGRYYVVQNAIYTKNRRDCWAYVQAAAPLDVKSLVWQHESDELINDPRCDMDHYTLTVKQGEVIGLTQEDFDNAELPPMAQAAFMAWHLIAIKGPWLASFTSSQMLERRNNPEIITDGGMSYRIGKKFENELGISLKRMISLNVHSTADTEHSDMMDGVYDRHVRTQEDYDTVLRAAKQCMAIDRAYRGGLAYVMQRIEG, encoded by the coding sequence ATGCCCGATATCGCCAAGCTCAAGAGCACGCTGAACGAGATGTGCAACCGCCAGTACGGGACCGACGAGTTCCAGGACCTGCTGACGCTGCCCTGGACCATGGAGCGGGGACGCTACTACGTCGTGCAGAACGCCATCTACACGAAGAACCGGCGGGACTGCTGGGCCTACGTCCAGGCCGCGGCGCCGCTCGACGTGAAGTCCCTCGTTTGGCAGCACGAAAGCGACGAGCTGATCAACGACCCGCGCTGCGACATGGACCATTACACGCTAACGGTCAAGCAGGGTGAGGTCATCGGCCTGACGCAGGAAGACTTCGACAACGCGGAGCTCCCGCCCATGGCCCAGGCGGCCTTCATGGCGTGGCACCTCATCGCCATCAAGGGGCCGTGGCTGGCCTCGTTCACCTCCTCCCAGATGCTGGAGCGGCGCAACAACCCCGAGATCATCACCGACGGCGGCATGTCCTACCGCATCGGCAAGAAGTTCGAGAACGAACTGGGCATCAGCCTCAAACGGATGATCTCGCTGAACGTCCACTCCACCGCCGACACCGAACACTCGGACATGATGGACGGGGTCTACGACCGGCACGTGCGCACTCAGGAGGACTACGACACGGTGCTGCGCGCCGCCAAGCAGTGCATGGCCATCGACCGCGCCTACCGCGGCGGCCTGGCCTACGTCATGCAGCGCATCGAGGGTTGA